The Cervus canadensis isolate Bull #8, Minnesota chromosome 5, ASM1932006v1, whole genome shotgun sequence genome contains the following window.
aTTCATGTATATgtagggctgagtcccttccctgtccacctgaaactatcacattattaatcagctatactcccatacaaaataaaacatttaaatatatatatatatacacagcaaTGTTAAAAACCTCATAGTGTTCTATAGAAAAACCAATAAAGATAACAATCTTTCTGGAGGGAAAAGTTTTTACCATTACGAATTTCAAATCCAAGTTTTATACATGAATTCAATAACGAATACATTTAAACCTTACAGTGCCACATAATCATCATCCATTTTgtggaaaacaataaaaattatgtacttttaaaatatgtgtacatCAAAACTGAAaggttaatttttactttttcctttattgGCAACTTTGGATGCATTTTTAGGTTTTGGTTCCCAAAGGGCATTTTTTACAAATCTTGAAGCCGCACCCCTGTCCAGCTTGCCAGCCTTTTTCTTGTCTGTTATTTCCTTGACTCTGTTCATGTATACTCTGattctctccttaaaaaaaaagaaaaaaaggcaatagATTAACCAAGCTGTTCACCACTACTAAGCTGTATTATACTACACCTCAGTTAAATTCAACAACTATGTATTTATTGCCTATTAAGTGGTGCTAGTTAAGTGCAAAGTGAACAGGATAAACATACTCCACTTTCTCCTGGAGTCTCAGTCTAGGGGAAACACAGACATTAGAAAGTCATTTCAGAAGTGTTCTGAGTGTTTCAAAAGAGGAAAACCTAGACACTACAGAGATAGAAACACTGAAATGTTTATATGTGGTTACACTAAATTTTTTGATTTACCTAAATCCATATACTATCTTGTACCTGAAGTCTATAATCTAAAATAGAACTTTCACAGGCTTACAGTATACAAACTAAATTCTCCAGAAATTATGTGAAACAGGAAACAGCTAAGGCAGCATTTTAactatttgtttttttgtgttatCTTCTAGTGTCGCAATTAAACTAAGTAGAATGAAAATACAAGATCTTTTTAGCCAATGTCATAGTTCTGACTGATAAGCACATGATATTTTCTAATGAAATCTACGGCTCTTATCAGACTTTACACAGTGAGAAACATACTAGGTTTCTGTACCACTTTGAATCTTCTGAGGCCATTAATCAGAATAAAGGCTTATTTCTCTACTTCAATTAGAGAAACAAAGGTGTGAGAGCCACAAAATAGTAAATGATTGATCACCACTTAAAAGCAAGTTTCATTAAATTATCAAAACAGttttataaacatacacataaaaatgCAGAACCTTAGgattttttaagtttgaaaaactAACAACTCTACTCAAAACCCTCTCATGAGTTAAAGTCCTCACTCACACACCAGCCCAGCCCTCCCCAAATTGATCATCCCTCACAACACTACACCCTCTCTTCCCTCCAATCCCATCAAATGTTCACCTTGCTAATAGTTCAATAGTCATGACTGAAAATGGCAATCCTACTCAAGTAGTCCAGTGCCTCTTACCCTGTGCTACTTCTTTATCCCCGCAATATAACCTTCTAACATACTGTGTGTTCACACATACGTATTATGTGTTGCTTGTTTCCCACCACCAGATAGGGTGGCACCTGCCAAAAAGGCAGGCATATTTTAGTGGCTTTATTCCCTGAGGAGCTATCTCGCTTGGAAATAAAGCCTGGCTTCTAGTGGGCACTCagatattttctgaatgaatgaattgactATTTTAAATGCCTTTCCCCATTCATGATATAGACAGCAGATAGGCTTCTTCTCACACCCTAACTCTGTGATCAATTAGTGACATCTGTCACAAAGTCAGAAAAGGGGAATAGGTTTATGGATGCTGTTAATTTGTCCACCCTTGTCCAAAATACGAATGCACTCCTGCATAAAGTGGATTCtgaggagaaaagaagacagatgATAGAATCAAGTACTAAACTACTCCAAATAACtttgtttttaagagaaaaaagaggaattTTATAAACGTAAAGGCTGCATTAGAAAGTTGAACACAGATGATACAGTGCATTCTTCCTAAGATTTAAGGCCAATCTCATTTGTCAAATCAAGATCTATGGACCatattgctttatatattttgctctaagtatttttcacaatttctgtattttaaaaaatatttattttttacttttcctccaagaaatttaaaagaagaaaaggtctcagtctgtacatttaaaaattgaagacaaCATATCTGgctttactcatttttttaaaataaatgaccaagTACTTTACTaagttataaaatacatacatatcaaCCGCCTTAAGACTTTAGAACAATAATACAGTGTCAAGtgtatttcacatatatatttaccttatattttataaacacaaagaataaatttattaaCATTCTTATTCATAAAGCCAAGTCAAGAAGGTAACCTTATGtttgatttctaaattttttctttcaaattgaaTGATTTGATTAATTTTTGAAGTCAGCAAAAACTCCAAGATACCAGACCTTATATACTGTACTTATACATCTAAATGGAATACAAAGACAAACCTAGAAGATTTATTACAGGTTGTAAATATGTCACTAATGCAGAATTACTGGACAGTACACATACAACTGGTGCCAaaaaagcttttagctttgttgctgaactggattctttactgctgagaaaaTGAATTAATGGAAGAATTGAAAAGGTGGAGGAGAAACTTTCCCGTCTTTGCTAGTAAATCAACTAGAATACACTTTTAAGAATTGtgtaagagttttctttttttttaaaaaggcagttgTAGAGATGAACAGGATTTCAagaatttataggaaaaataatatagaaGTTATAAATAATTACTAGAATCGTAACATTTTCCCATCCagagatatatataatatatggaaCACCATTCTCTGACAaaggtgagagaaagagaaactaaagacacAATGAAATCTGGGTCACTTTCATAATTTCAACCCTAAATAATTTCGTTCTCCACAATTAGCATGATAAAGGTACTCTAATTTTAACTGCAAGAACACTACAACAGACATACAcgtgaaataaaagaaatcaatccttaCCAATTCCTGCTTTACTGGATGTTCCTTGGGATTGACTCCCTGAGTTGCCAAATAAACTACAAGAGAAAGAATTCATAGAATGAAATGGGTATATATTAATAAAGGCATTAAAGAAACTtgttacaaaaaaagaaatgtcacagaAATGATTAATTAAATCTTAAATTATTCAACCTCTTTGTAATTCTAAATGTACGTGTGGCTCATAGGCATCTGGTATtctgatttaaaagaaataaatacttgaCAATTAAAACTGCCAtaaagtatgctgctgctgctaagtcgcttcagtcgtgtccgactctttgcgaccccatggactgcagcccaccaggctcctccgtccatgggattttccaggcaagagtactggagtgggttgccactgtcTTCTCCGGCCATAAAGTATAACTGTATATAAActgttagcatttttaaaatgtcacctttAACACAATAAATAATCTGCTTTATAATTAATTCCAAAGTAATATACATACCCCAAAACATTGAATTTAATGTGTAAGCAGAAACTAAATCCACTTTTGCCTGTTCAAGTGGGtccaactattaaaaaaagagaaagagaaagaaaaaagaaatataaactttGAGTACCATCAAATATTTTAAACGCTAACCAAGCACAATGTATCAAAGAAATGCTTTTTTCACTTCCTATAATCCAATAACCAAATAATCTGGAAATAATTTGAGAAAGTAAAGTTTTGTTAACTGATGATTTTTGCCCACAAATTTTCACTTCAGGGTATCATCTTTAGTTAAACAAGGAATGtgtaaaattcaaaaacaaaaaaaagaagttcttttGAATTACTTTAATTTCAGGAGTTACAATCTGGGCTTTGTATGTCAAAAGTAATTTGTCAATATAAACATTGTACATGATGCATTTATGTATAAGAAGCAGGCTAAAATGCTTAGGCAATACCAAAGACAGAAGAAACATAATGAGATTTGTTTTAGACTGTCAAAGTCAATTTACTCTTTCTGTCCTATAGAGTTTCCAGAAACCCTGATAACATCACAGTAATACTTAAAAGGTCAAAGATAAGAGTCTGTCAGAAAGAATGTGGGGAGtgctttttttaattcaaaaccaagtcaaaataaaaatatagttaagAGGCATTTTCTAAGGTTGGAGTTTTGTTGTATTTTCCCCCTAAAGATATCTAAACACTTAAAAAcatagaggggggaaaaagggGGAAAGGGGCATAATAGAAATTACTTGAAATACCTTCTGCAACAACTCATTTCTAGAAACAGACATCATGGTCTTCAGCATTTCATCCACAGCACCAATGGAATTCTCAAATGCTGataaatattcatgaatttcTACTGGATAGTCTTCATTAATTCCTTCACCTGCCATTACGATCAACTGGAacaaaattaaattcttaaaattcacATTGGAGACAGAGATTGCTCACtaggttattaaaaaaatcaataggtCATATCATGTGTCTCAAAACTGCTAAAGGAGTTAAAATCTGAAGATAATTTAACTAATCTTAGAATATAATTCTGGAGCAACCATGTTCAAACTTACCCTCTTCTTAAGTTGCTTGGTGGGGTCAGGGGCGGCGGGGGTGGGTGGTGAGAAAGAGGGGGGTCCCAGGAGGGGACCCACCCAAGTTCATTAATGCTACACCTATCAATCCCTCAATGCTTCTCAATAACTGAGACATGACTACCAAATATGTTATATCAATGATAAATACTctacattttgaaaaatctttgttgatgttaaaaaaataaagaaagaaagtgaagtcgctcagtcgtgtctgactctgcgaccccatgggctgcagcctactaggctcctctgtccatggaatttcccaggcacgagtactggagtgggttgccatttccttctccaggggatcttcctgacccagggattaaacccgggtcccctcctgcattgcaggcagacactatcatctgaaccaccagggaagccaagggcTGGCTGATGTTAAAGACTAAGCAAAGCAATGAAAGTGTGGTAAGTAAATATATCCTACCCCCTAATGCTTGTCGAAAACAATGATAAGCAAAGCACTTTCTTTGGAAAACGTATTTTAGCACTTCTAAATTCAGGCATTGAATTTAGAATTTGAATTAGGCATTTGAACTCAGCATATTAAaccaaaaaattagaaatcttgGGTCTGAAGTACCTTACAATCATTTATCACTAAAATCACTTTTCAAGcctatatttatatgtatatatacatattccttaagcttaaaatattaataagaaattCAAGAGGCCATAAATCAGATAAAGCCTATAAGCAGAAAAGAGGAAACTTAGGAGAAATAAACTACATGGTTTTTATTTAGGCCAGAGCATACCTTGACAGCCCATTAGTTAAAATTCATATTTACCTTATAACAATATTTAATATctatatgagaaaaagaaaactccacaTCACTGTATTTAATATCATTATCTAAGATCAAATTTCAGAAGCAATTCCAAGCCATATGTACCATCCTTaggttaaaaaaatgttattagcTGAAAATTCCTCCTTCGTTACACATCAAGAATGTGTAAAATAGCAAAGAGCATAACCAGTTTGAAGTAAACAGACTCAGGCTTTCCATCTTGCCTGCTCACTGGCTTTGTCACCTTAGATAAATCACTGTATCTCTCTGGGCCCCAAATACCTCATTCATATAAAAAGGCAGTTGGTCTAATGATCTGTAAAGTCCCTAACAGTTCTAAATGTTATGACTATGTCATTTAAGCTTTAAAAGTACTATTTGATTATTTAGTCA
Protein-coding sequences here:
- the C1D gene encoding nuclear nucleic acid-binding protein C1D, which translates into the protein MAGEGINEDYPVEIHEYLSAFENSIGAVDEMLKTMMSVSRNELLQKLDPLEQAKVDLVSAYTLNSMFWVYLATQGVNPKEHPVKQELERIRVYMNRVKEITDKKKAGKLDRGAASRFVKNALWEPKPKNASKVANKGKSKN